Below is a genomic region from Gemmatimonadales bacterium.
GTACGTCGTGCGCGTGACGATGGGGGACCGGCGCCTCCAGCAGCACATCGTCGTGCAGGACTGGCCGCCGGACCGTCTCGGGCGGCTGCGGTGAGCCCCGGTCGGCGCGGGTCCGCGGGCCCGCACCGACGCGCTAGTGTGGCGCCCTTGACCACGCCCGCGGCGAGCCGTACGCTATCCCTCCCACTTCCGCCGAAGACCTGATCGTTCCACGCGAGACGAGACCATGAAACGAAGTGTCAGCCTTTCCGTGAACGGCACGACCCGCACCGCCGAGGTCGAGCCGAGAGCGTTGCTCGCGCACGTCCTGCGCGACGACCTCAACCTCACCGGCACGAAAATCGGCTGCGACACGAGCCAGTGCGGCGCGTGCACCGTGCTCATCGACGGCCGGGCGGTGAAGAGCTGCACGATGCTCGCGGTGCAGGCGGAGGGCGCGCAGATCACGACCATCGAGGGCCTCGCGACGAACGGGAACCTGCACCCGCTCCAGAACGCGTTCTGGGAGAAGCATGGCCTCCAGTGCGGCTTCTGCACGCCGGGCGTGATCCTGACCGCCGTGGACCTGCTCGGCCAGAACCCCGACCCGAGCGAGGCGGAGATCCGTCACGCGATCGATGGGAACTACTGTCGCTGCACCGGCTACCAGAACATCGTCGCCGCCATCAAGGCTGCGGCGTCCACCCTGCGCGGGGCCGCTCCTGCCCGCGCGGCGTCCTGAGGAGGGCCCGCCATGCCAACGCTCTTCGGCTCCAGCATCAAGCGGCGTGAGGACCCCCGCCTCATCACCGGCCAAGCCACGTACACCGACGACGTCAAGCTCCCCGGCCTCACCTACGCCGCCATCCTCCGCAGCCCCTACGCGCACGCCAAGCTCAAGAAGGTAGACACCAGGGCCGCGAAGGCCGCGCCGGGAGTCCTCGCCGTCTACACCGGCGCCGACATCAAGGACCGGGTGGTTCCGGTGTTGTGCGCGTGGAACGTGCCGAACTGCGACCTCAAGACGCCGCCGCACCCGCTCCTGGCGCACGAGAAGGTGCGCTATGTGGGCGACGGAGTAGCGATGGTCGTCGCCGAATCGCGGGCCGCGGCGCGCGACGCGCTCGACCTCATCGAAGTGGACTACGAGCCGCTCCAGGCGGTGACCGACCCCGAGAAGGCGGCGCAGCCGGGCGCGCCGCAACTCCACGCCGAGGTGCCTAACAACATCGCGTTCACGTGGGTGGTGGCAGGCGGCAATGCGGACGAGGCGTTCGCGAAGGCGGAGGTGAAGGTCAAGCTGCGCATCGTGCAGAACCGGCTCCTCCCCACGGCCATGGAGCCGCGCGCCGCCGTGGCGAGCTACAACAACGGCACCGGCCAGCTGACCCTCTGGGCGACGAGCCAGAACCCACACATCCACCGCTTCCTAGCCTCGGTGATGCTGAAGCTCCCCGAGCACCGGGTGCGAGTGATCGCGCCCGAGGTGGGCGGCGGCTTCGGCAGCA
It encodes:
- a CDS encoding (2Fe-2S)-binding protein — translated: MKRSVSLSVNGTTRTAEVEPRALLAHVLRDDLNLTGTKIGCDTSQCGACTVLIDGRAVKSCTMLAVQAEGAQITTIEGLATNGNLHPLQNAFWEKHGLQCGFCTPGVILTAVDLLGQNPDPSEAEIRHAIDGNYCRCTGYQNIVAAIKAAASTLRGAAPARAAS